A genomic segment from Thermostichus lividus PCC 6715 encodes:
- a CDS encoding universal stress protein, which produces MFKTILVALDTSDLAQQVMKAVDQLNLDPDAHVILSHVISPTESGFGVSADRPSPNPQIGTYRSIEQHLKQFQGRLPCDSEIEIVTGEPVEEILRLANIYSADLIVLGSRGLTGVRRVVQGSVSSAVVADAACSVLVVKSADV; this is translated from the coding sequence ATGTTCAAAACGATTCTGGTGGCACTTGATACCAGTGATTTAGCACAGCAGGTGATGAAAGCGGTTGATCAATTGAACTTAGACCCTGATGCCCACGTTATTTTAAGTCATGTGATTTCCCCTACGGAGTCTGGCTTTGGGGTGAGTGCCGATCGCCCCTCACCGAATCCGCAGATCGGCACCTATCGCAGTATTGAGCAACACTTAAAGCAGTTCCAGGGCAGGCTTCCGTGTGACTCAGAGATCGAAATTGTGACCGGCGAGCCAGTGGAGGAAATTTTACGACTGGCCAATATCTACAGTGCTGACCTGATTGTTTTAGGCAGTCGGGGCTTAACGGGAGTGCGGCGAGTGGTGCAAGGCTCCGTGAGTAGTGCGGTTGTGGCGGATGCTGCCTGCTCGGTGTTGGTGGTCAAGTCAGCAGATGTTTAG
- the psbC gene encoding photosystem II reaction center protein CP43: MVTLSSNSIFATNRDQESSGFAWWAGNARLINLSGKLLGAHVAHAGLMVFWAGAMTLFETAHFIPEKPMYEQGLILLPHIATLGWGVGPGGEVVDTFPFFVVGVVHLISSAVLGLGGVYHAIRGPETLEEYSSFFGYDWKDKNKMTTILGFHLIVLGIGALLLVAKAMFFGGLYDTWAPGGGDVRVITNPTLDPTVIFGYLLKSPFGGDGWIVSVNNLEDVVGGHIWIGLICIFGGIWHILTKPFGWARRAFIWSGEAYLSYSLGALSMMGFIATCFVWFNNTVYPSEFYGPTGPEASQAQAMTFLIRDQKLGANVGSAQGPTGLGKYLMRSPTGEIIFGGETMRFWDFRGPWLEPLRGPNGLDLNKIKNDIQPWQARRAAEYMTHAPLGSLNSVGGVATEINSVNFVSPRSWLATSHFVLAFFFLVGHLWHAGRARAAAAGFEKGIDRETEPVLTMPSLD; encoded by the coding sequence GTGGTAACGCTCTCTAGTAATTCTATTTTTGCCACCAACCGCGACCAAGAATCCTCAGGGTTCGCGTGGTGGGCTGGGAATGCCCGCCTGATTAACCTGTCTGGTAAGCTTCTGGGTGCCCACGTTGCCCATGCTGGCCTCATGGTGTTCTGGGCAGGTGCTATGACCTTGTTTGAAACGGCTCATTTCATCCCTGAAAAGCCGATGTATGAGCAAGGCTTAATCCTACTGCCCCACATTGCGACCCTCGGCTGGGGCGTAGGCCCCGGCGGTGAAGTCGTCGATACCTTCCCCTTCTTTGTGGTGGGGGTGGTTCACCTAATTTCCTCCGCTGTCTTGGGCTTGGGTGGTGTTTATCACGCCATTCGTGGTCCCGAAACCTTAGAGGAGTACTCCTCCTTCTTTGGGTATGACTGGAAAGACAAGAACAAAATGACGACGATCCTAGGATTTCACCTGATCGTCCTTGGCATTGGCGCCCTCCTACTGGTGGCGAAGGCCATGTTCTTTGGGGGGCTGTACGACACTTGGGCACCCGGTGGTGGCGATGTGCGGGTGATTACCAACCCCACCCTTGATCCCACGGTGATTTTTGGCTATCTGCTCAAGTCTCCCTTTGGCGGTGATGGCTGGATCGTCAGCGTCAATAACCTTGAGGATGTGGTCGGTGGTCACATTTGGATTGGTTTGATCTGTATTTTTGGTGGTATCTGGCACATTCTCACCAAGCCCTTTGGTTGGGCACGCCGTGCCTTTATCTGGTCCGGTGAGGCTTACCTCTCCTATAGCTTGGGTGCCCTCTCGATGATGGGCTTTATTGCCACCTGCTTTGTTTGGTTCAACAACACGGTGTATCCCAGCGAGTTCTATGGCCCCACAGGCCCTGAAGCCTCGCAAGCCCAAGCGATGACGTTTCTGATCCGTGACCAAAAGCTAGGGGCAAACGTTGGTTCGGCTCAAGGCCCAACTGGTTTAGGTAAATACCTGATGCGATCGCCCACAGGTGAAATCATCTTTGGTGGCGAAACCATGCGCTTCTGGGATTTCCGTGGCCCGTGGCTAGAGCCGCTGCGTGGGCCGAATGGTCTTGACCTGAACAAGATCAAAAATGACATTCAGCCATGGCAAGCTCGCCGTGCTGCTGAGTACATGACCCATGCACCCTTGGGTTCCTTGAACTCTGTGGGAGGGGTAGCCACCGAAATTAACTCGGTGAACTTTGTGTCACCCCGTTCGTGGTTGGCCACATCTCACTTTGTACTGGCCTTCTTCTTCTTAGTTGGTCATCTGTGGCATGCAGGACGTGCCCGCGCTGCTGCGGCAGGGTTCGAGAAAGGCATTGATCGCGAAACTGAACCCGTGCTGACGATGCCAAGCCTTGACTAG
- a CDS encoding CHAT domain-containing tetratricopeptide repeat protein, protein MAAFLQFRGHLLLLLVLLGVGGLARSVMAQNESQQLRDIMQRLDSLQQRYTTAVSELDVIRQTSFGADSGNVIALTNSIEQLQRQGNYTAAIAPSQELVAIAERVLGPTHPTVAATLNNLAVLYKELGNFSAAVPLYQRSLSIQEQALGARHPDVATSLNNLANLFSDQGNYGEALPLYQRSLSIREQALGANHPDVGVSLHNLAVMYHLQGNLAAALPLYQRSIAVVESTLGADHPLVATLLNNLAELYRAQGNYGAALPLYQRSLGLRERVLGQDHPDVATSLNNLAELYRSQNNYSAALPLYQRSIALRQRTLGNEHPYLALSLANLAKAYWAQGNIPEALATLTRSLEIEETNLARNLVVGSEAYKRNYLSTFQDSTNTAISFHLQGNPQNPTAATLALTTILRRKGRLLDVLAQTTSRLRHQLDAAGQQQLEELIRLRTQIASLTFMRDRPAPSSQISQLEQRASQLEAQLTSQNANFRVEVTPVTLAAVQQAIPADAVLLEFIQYVPYNPKTNRWDAPRYAVYGLKATGAPQWRDLGTVAEVDRVVNAARSRVADPRLTPNIVKPPLKAAYETLLAPLEPFIGGSTHLLIAPDGQLNTLPFEALVNRQDRYLLESYTVTLLTSGRDLLRLQQRGRSPSPPLVVGNPAFGQSRPSPQQSSSSRSLDLRSLTFNELPGTATEVKTLSNLLPQAQVLTGSNATETAIKQANRPRILHLATHGFFLESPAVSSQGLQNTRGLNAYAPFGGENPLLRSGLAMAGFNQRQSGSDDGVLTALEVTGLNLEGTELVVMSACDTGRGDIFNGDGVYGLRRAFTLAGARTQVSSLWKVDDTTTQQLMTAFYQNLAAGKSRSEALRQAQLSLMQDSSRQIPYFWAAFVTSGEWRSLP, encoded by the coding sequence ATGGCTGCCTTTTTACAATTCCGGGGTCACTTACTGCTTCTTCTGGTGCTACTGGGGGTGGGGGGGCTAGCACGGTCGGTGATGGCGCAGAATGAGTCCCAGCAGTTACGGGACATTATGCAACGCCTTGACTCACTGCAGCAGCGCTACACGACGGCGGTGAGTGAGTTGGATGTGATTCGCCAAACCTCCTTTGGTGCCGATAGTGGGAATGTTATTGCCCTAACGAACTCAATTGAACAATTACAGCGGCAGGGAAACTATACCGCTGCGATCGCCCCGTCTCAGGAATTAGTGGCGATTGCTGAGCGGGTGTTAGGGCCGACGCATCCGACCGTAGCCGCCACCCTAAACAATTTGGCCGTCCTCTATAAAGAATTGGGCAACTTTAGCGCTGCTGTGCCGCTGTACCAACGCAGCCTCAGCATTCAGGAACAGGCACTGGGGGCGCGCCATCCCGATGTGGCCACCAGTCTGAATAACCTAGCGAATCTTTTTAGTGATCAGGGCAATTATGGGGAGGCGCTTCCCCTCTATCAGCGCAGCCTCAGCATTCGCGAGCAGGCACTGGGTGCCAATCACCCCGATGTGGGGGTTAGCCTGCATAACTTAGCAGTGATGTACCATCTCCAAGGCAATCTGGCGGCGGCTCTACCCCTGTATCAGCGCAGCATTGCCGTGGTAGAGTCCACCCTTGGCGCAGATCATCCCCTTGTGGCCACGCTGCTCAATAACTTGGCTGAACTTTACCGGGCACAGGGCAACTATGGTGCGGCTTTACCCCTGTATCAGCGGAGTCTGGGTCTGCGCGAACGTGTCCTTGGCCAAGATCATCCCGATGTAGCCACCAGTCTCAACAATTTGGCAGAACTCTACCGTAGCCAAAATAACTATAGCGCCGCACTGCCGCTGTACCAACGCAGCATTGCTCTGCGGCAGCGCACCCTAGGGAATGAGCATCCTTATTTGGCCTTGAGTTTGGCGAATCTGGCCAAAGCTTACTGGGCACAAGGCAACATACCGGAGGCTCTAGCCACCCTGACGCGCTCCCTTGAGATTGAAGAAACTAACCTTGCTCGTAATTTAGTGGTGGGTTCCGAAGCCTATAAACGCAACTATCTCAGCACCTTCCAAGACTCAACGAATACCGCCATCTCCTTCCACCTGCAAGGCAATCCCCAGAATCCAACAGCGGCAACGCTGGCCTTAACCACTATTTTGCGTCGCAAGGGGCGGTTACTGGATGTGCTGGCACAAACCACCAGCCGCTTGCGCCATCAACTGGATGCTGCTGGCCAACAGCAACTGGAGGAACTCATCCGGCTGCGCACCCAGATTGCCAGCCTCACCTTTATGCGCGATCGCCCAGCGCCCAGCAGTCAAATTAGCCAACTGGAGCAGCGTGCCAGCCAGCTTGAAGCCCAACTCACCAGCCAAAATGCTAATTTCCGTGTCGAAGTGACCCCTGTCACCCTAGCGGCCGTTCAGCAAGCCATTCCTGCCGATGCGGTTTTGCTGGAATTTATCCAGTACGTGCCCTACAATCCCAAAACCAATCGCTGGGATGCACCTCGCTATGCCGTTTATGGCCTTAAAGCCACCGGTGCACCGCAGTGGCGAGATTTAGGCACCGTTGCTGAGGTGGATAGGGTCGTCAATGCCGCGCGATCGCGGGTGGCGGATCCGCGCTTGACTCCCAACATTGTCAAGCCCCCTCTCAAGGCGGCCTACGAGACCTTGCTAGCACCGCTGGAACCATTCATTGGCGGCAGTACCCACCTCCTCATCGCCCCTGATGGTCAGTTAAATACTCTCCCCTTTGAAGCCCTAGTCAATCGCCAAGATCGCTACTTGCTGGAATCCTACACTGTGACTCTCCTCACCTCGGGTCGGGATTTGCTGCGGCTACAACAGCGCGGGCGATCGCCCAGCCCCCCCTTAGTGGTGGGGAACCCTGCCTTTGGCCAGAGCCGCCCTAGCCCACAGCAGAGCAGTAGCAGCCGCTCCTTGGATCTGCGCAGCCTCACCTTTAACGAGCTACCGGGAACTGCGACCGAAGTCAAAACCCTCAGCAACCTATTGCCCCAAGCGCAAGTGCTCACCGGCAGCAATGCCACAGAGACGGCCATCAAGCAAGCGAATCGTCCCCGCATTTTGCATTTGGCCACCCACGGCTTTTTTCTAGAGAGTCCTGCTGTCAGTTCTCAGGGTTTACAGAACACACGGGGCTTGAATGCCTACGCACCCTTTGGGGGTGAGAATCCGCTGTTGCGCTCTGGCTTGGCCATGGCTGGCTTCAATCAACGCCAAAGCGGTAGTGATGATGGCGTGCTCACGGCTCTAGAAGTGACCGGTCTTAACCTAGAGGGCACAGAACTCGTGGTGATGTCTGCCTGTGATACGGGGCGGGGCGACATTTTTAATGGCGATGGGGTCTATGGGTTGCGGCGTGCCTTTACCCTTGCCGGAGCACGCACTCAAGTTAGTTCCCTGTGGAAGGTGGACGACACCACAACCCAACAGTTAATGACAGCCTTTTACCAGAACTTAGCAGCCGGAAAGAGCCGCAGTGAGGCATTGCGACAAGCCCAGCTCAGCTTAATGCAAGACAGTAGCAGGCAAATTCCCTACTTTTGGGCAGCGTTTGTAACCAGTGGCGAGTGGCGATCGCTCCCCTAG
- the psbD gene encoding photosystem II D2 protein (photosystem q(a) protein) has protein sequence MTIAIGRAPAERGWFDILDDWLKRDRFVFVGWSGILLFPCAYLALGGWLTGTTFVTSWYTHGLASSYLEGCNFLTVAVSTPANSMGHSLLLLWGPEAQGDFTRWCQLGGLWTFIALHGAFGLIGFMLRQFEIARLVGIRPYNAIAFSAPIAVFVSVFLIYPLGQSGWFFAPSFGVAAIFRFLLFFQGFHNWTLNPFHMMGVAGVLGGALLCAIHGATVENTLFQDGEGASTFRAFTPTQSEETYSMVTANRFWSQIFGIAFSNKRWLHFFMLFVPVTGLWMSAIGVVGLAVNLRSYDFISQEIRAAEDPEFETFYTKNILLNEGIRAWMAPQDQPHENLVFPEEVLPRGNAL, from the coding sequence ATGACAATAGCAATCGGACGTGCGCCAGCGGAGCGAGGATGGTTCGACATTCTCGACGACTGGCTCAAGCGCGACAGATTTGTGTTTGTGGGCTGGTCAGGCATCCTGCTGTTTCCCTGTGCCTACCTTGCCCTGGGTGGTTGGCTGACCGGCACCACCTTTGTAACCTCGTGGTACACCCACGGCTTAGCCTCCAGCTACTTGGAAGGCTGTAACTTCCTGACCGTGGCAGTCTCGACCCCGGCCAACAGTATGGGACACTCCCTGCTGCTGCTGTGGGGACCCGAAGCCCAAGGGGACTTTACCCGCTGGTGTCAACTGGGAGGCCTGTGGACGTTTATTGCCCTCCATGGTGCCTTTGGCCTCATTGGCTTTATGCTGCGGCAGTTTGAAATTGCCCGCTTGGTTGGCATTCGCCCCTACAACGCCATTGCCTTTAGTGCGCCGATTGCCGTATTTGTGAGTGTCTTTTTGATTTACCCACTGGGGCAGTCGGGCTGGTTCTTTGCGCCTAGTTTTGGGGTAGCGGCGATTTTCCGGTTCTTGCTATTCTTCCAAGGGTTCCACAACTGGACCTTGAACCCCTTCCACATGATGGGGGTTGCCGGGGTGCTGGGGGGTGCCCTACTGTGTGCCATTCACGGTGCGACGGTTGAAAATACCCTGTTCCAGGATGGGGAAGGGGCCAGTACCTTCCGTGCCTTTACCCCCACCCAGTCGGAAGAGACCTACTCGATGGTGACGGCGAACCGGTTCTGGAGCCAAATTTTTGGGATTGCCTTCTCGAACAAGCGCTGGCTACACTTCTTTATGTTGTTTGTGCCAGTGACAGGTCTGTGGATGAGTGCGATTGGGGTGGTAGGGTTAGCGGTGAACCTGCGCTCCTACGACTTCATTTCGCAAGAGATTCGTGCGGCTGAAGACCCTGAGTTTGAGACGTTCTACACCAAGAACATTCTGTTGAACGAAGGGATTCGGGCGTGGATGGCGCCGCAAGACCAACCCCATGAAAACCTAGTCTTCCCCGAAGAGGTACTCCCCCGTGGTAACGCTCTCTAG
- a CDS encoding M23 family metallopeptidase — translation MEFRLLAMGLTVGLLAAGMGSSYAEPPLAVSEDSSPAPTLINPVEAVDSDPLVFSTEPVDPPAGSEPLENLLPARPLPVVLQERSTGCQATLHGAEELPASLCAPAIAPATPATIASYPTHHSYPPIRSVSHASQPRATTTYVRQPFPGANPLRWLNFNNRQMLFPLPFAAPITSSFGWRVHPIFGDRRFHSGTDLAAPEGTPVLAVFDGRVVESNRLGGYGLTVILRHPPDQHETLYAHLSQLFVNPGQWVKQGEVVGLVGSTGNSTGPHLHFEIHEMTAQGLIPVAPEARLALALQHLREAIAHARSQQNPS, via the coding sequence ATGGAATTCCGATTACTGGCAATGGGGTTAACCGTTGGGTTGCTGGCAGCAGGGATGGGCAGCAGCTATGCTGAGCCTCCCTTAGCAGTTTCTGAAGACAGTTCCCCTGCACCAACCCTCATCAATCCTGTCGAAGCGGTGGACAGTGACCCCCTTGTGTTTTCAACGGAACCGGTGGACCCGCCGGCGGGCAGTGAACCCCTCGAAAATTTGCTGCCTGCTCGCCCCTTGCCCGTTGTGCTGCAAGAGCGTTCCACCGGCTGCCAAGCAACGCTCCATGGCGCTGAGGAACTTCCCGCCTCTCTATGTGCCCCAGCGATCGCCCCTGCTACCCCTGCCACAATTGCCAGTTACCCGACCCATCACTCCTATCCGCCGATCCGTAGCGTATCACACGCATCACAACCGAGGGCAACAACCACTTACGTCCGCCAACCCTTTCCAGGAGCCAATCCGCTGCGTTGGCTGAATTTTAATAATCGGCAAATGCTGTTTCCGCTGCCCTTTGCTGCCCCCATTACCTCTTCGTTTGGCTGGCGTGTGCATCCTATCTTTGGCGATCGCCGGTTTCACTCTGGCACTGATTTAGCTGCCCCTGAAGGAACACCCGTCCTTGCAGTATTTGATGGCCGAGTCGTTGAATCCAACCGGTTAGGGGGCTACGGCCTCACGGTCATTCTGCGACACCCGCCGGATCAGCATGAAACCCTGTACGCGCATCTGTCGCAGCTATTTGTCAATCCGGGGCAGTGGGTTAAGCAGGGGGAGGTCGTTGGCTTGGTGGGTAGTACGGGAAACTCCACCGGTCCACACCTCCATTTTGAAATTCATGAAATGACCGCCCAAGGGTTGATTCCTGTTGCTCCTGAAGCTCGCCTAGCGTTGGCATTACAGCATCTGCGCGAGGCGATCGCCCACGCTCGTAGCCAGCAAAATCCCAGCTAG